In Musa acuminata AAA Group cultivar baxijiao chromosome BXJ3-11, Cavendish_Baxijiao_AAA, whole genome shotgun sequence, one DNA window encodes the following:
- the LOC135652302 gene encoding subtilisin-like protease 4 → MSLSKHALSLVLYLCASFLRSGLHVDGSEEPKAYIVHVKGPEKVDFDVAEQWSDWYSSLLESAATPLGLASEEGDPRSRLIYSYRNVMTGFAARLTPREVEAISTMDWFLHAYPSRVYRLKTTHTPEFLGLRLRSHGVWNESNMGEGIIIGLLDTGVTPGHPSYDDHGMPPPPAKWKGRCDLKASACNNKLIGARSFINHDGRDRRSTGTPVDEEGHGTHTSSTAAGAFVKRANVNGFAPGVAAGMAPRAHIAAYKVCDEIACMGHDMLAAMDAAVDDGVDVLSFSISADPIPFHSDPIAQGTFNAIGKGVFISCSAGNEGPDPGSVNNDAPWVLTVGASTTDRLFLASVKLGNGRKLYGESLHRPRSFNPKMLPLVYPGFVTAKDGAYMCINGTLDGVDVRGKMVLCQLGVIDSVQMSEVVKKAGGAGMIVMNYPVDGYTIIADDHVLPTSVVPYAYGLEIQSYINSTSTPIANIIYHGTVMRRPHSPDVASFSSRGPSQITPGILKPDIIGPGVDILAGWNSQAFALISGTSMSCPHLSGIAALIKKAHPGWSPAAIKSAIMTTASVTDNTGGPILDELHHPADLFAVGAGHVNPRQAIDPGLVYDLTQEDYVPYLCGLGYNDSAVSALTRKPVRCSSLKSISQGELNYPSISVKLRANSSKSVSYARTVTNVGKPTSIYAVKVDMPKGVSARVTPTTLSFKKVNQKKSFSISFWRSGGRSGRVSGQLRWVSRKHVVRSPISILLK, encoded by the coding sequence ATGTCTCTCAGCAAACATGCCCTCTCCCTCGTCCTCTACCTCTGTGCTTCCTTCCTCCGCTCCGGCTTGCATGTCGACGGCTCTGAGGAGCCGAAGGCTTACATTGTTCACGTCAAGGGCCCCGAGAAGGTGGACTTCGATGTCGCAGAACAGTGGAGCGATTGGTACTCCTCTCTCTTGGAGAGTGCAGCTACACCATTAGGACTGGCGTCTGAAGAAGGTGACCCGCGCTCGCGCCTTATCTACTCCTACCGCAACGTCATGACGGGCTTCGCTGCGCGGCTCACCCCGAGGGAGGTGGAGGCAATCTCGACGATGGACTGGTTTCTGCACGCCTACCCCAGCCGTGTTTACCGCCTTAAGACAACACACACACCCGAGTTCCTGGGACTGAGGCTCCGGAGCCACGGCGTGTGGAACGAGAGCAACATGGGCGAAGGAATCATCATCGGCCTCCTCGACACCGGCGTCACCCCCGGCCATCCTTCCTACGACGACCACGGCATGCCGCCGCCGCCGGCCAAGTGGAAGGGGCGCTGCGACTTGAAGGCGTCGGCTTGCAACAACAAACTCATCGGTGCAAGGTCTTTCATCAATCACGACGGACGCGACCGTCGGTCGACTGGCACGCCCGTCGACGAAGAAGGTCACGGCACGCACACGTCGAGCACCGCCGCCGGGGCGTTCGTGAAGCGTGCCAACGTCAACGGGTTCGCCCCGGGCGTCGCTGCCGGGATGGCTCCCCGTGCTCACATCGCTGCCTACAAGGTGTGCGACGAAATCGCATGCATGGGTCACGACATGTTGGCCGCCATGGACGCCGCGGTGGACGATGGGGTCGACGTGCTCTCCTTCTCGATCAGCGCCGACCCAATTCCCTTCCACTCGGACCCGATCGCGCAGGGTACCTTCAACGCTATCGGCAAAGGTGTCTTCATCAGCTGCTCCGCCGGCAACGAGGGGCCCGATCCTGGCTCCGTGAATAACGATGCGCCGTGGGTACTTACGGTGGGAGCGAGCACCACAGACCGCCTCTTCTTGGCCTCCGTGAAGCTCGGCAACGGACGAAAGCTCTATGGGGAATCACTGCACCGGCCGCGTTCCTTCAACCCCAAAATGCTACCTCTCGTTTACCCCGGCTTCGTCACGGCTAAAGATGGCGCCTACATGTGCATCAATGGCACCTTAGATGGTGTGGACGTCCGCGGAAAGATGGTGTTGTGCCAGCTTGGCGTCATTGACAGTGTGCAAATGAGTGAAGTCGTCAAGAAAGCCGGCGGTGCCGGGATGATCGTCATGAACTATCCGGTAGACGGGTACACGATCATAGCCGACGACCATGTGCTCCCGACATCCGTGGTTCCATACGCTTACGGACTCGAGATCCAGTCCTACATCAACTCCACCTCTACCCCGATCGCGAACATCATCTACCACGGCACCGTCATGCGCAGGCCCCACTCGCCGGATGTGGCCTCGTTCTCCTCCCGCGGGCCCAGCCAAATCACGCCGGGGATCCTGAAGCCGGACATCATCGGGCCAGGCGTCGACATCCTCGCCGGGTGGAACTCCCAGGCCTTCGCCTTGATCTCCGGCACCTCCATGTCCTGCCCGCACCTCTCCGGCATCGCAGCTCTGATCAAGAAAGCGCACCCCGGCTGGTCGCCGGCCGCGATCAAATCGGCGATCATGACGACAGCGTCCGTGACGGACAACACAGGAGGGCCGATCCTCGACGAGCTGCACCACCCGGCCGACCTCTTCGCCGTAGGCGCGGGTCACGTGAATCCACGGCAGGCCATCGATCCAGGTCTCGTCTACGACCTCACACAGGAAGACTACGTTCCGTATCTTTGTGGCCTCGGCTACAATGACTCAGCTGTTAGCGCCCTAACTCGCAAACCCGTGCGCTGCTCGTCTCTTAAGAGCATCTCCCAAGGAGAGCTGAACTACCCTTCCATATCGGTCAAGCTGCGGGCGAACAGTTCGAAGTCGGTCAGCTACGCACGGACGGTGACCAATGTGGGGAAGCCGACGTCGATTTACGCGGTGAAGGTCGACATGCCGAAGGGGGTGTCGGCGAGGGTTACGCCAACCACGCTGTCGTTCAAGAAGGTGAACCAGAAGAAAAGCTTCAGCATCAGCTTCTGGAGAAGCGGAGGTCGATCGGGCAGAGTCAGTGGGCAACTGAGGTGGGTGTCGAGGAAGCACGTGGTTAGAAGCCCAATCTCCATCCTCTTGAAGTAA
- the LOC135581627 gene encoding transcription factor EGL1-like, with amino-acid sequence MCRAMDVGTIHEALSPKHLRKQLAATVREIQWSYAIFWSPSTGQPGVLAWSDGYYNGDIKTRKMTQPMELKADQMGLQRSKQLRELYGSLSAGDNNQQTRRPSASLSPEDLTDAEWYYLVCMTFTFTPGQGLPGKAFATNQHIWLNNAQFADSKIFSRSLLAKSASIQTLVCIPFAGGVLELGTTEKVLEDPALIKQISSFFREMPNPVGSEKSASSPQMTENDEDILCPSLDNDVDSSMALEEHDLMSGRQAASENDPTHLPFGLGSYAAAAEHAQPVQDKVEEPEIVSPDDSSNVYCLNQPREDSFGTDGLTGISRTQNPWLGALNSNECLPMPCVGAQRVVTSAKKEIVSNQMLDGIEEGNCSKHNSLEIDGDGSRYAKTVAVILRNSKPVLFFLTISRESSFVVWRRGLSTPKPFTGTPQTLLKKILMDRRWLHGGHMEKAWRPEGESGGSYLLSEMRREKLNEKFVVLRSLIPSISKVDKASILDDTTRYLKQLERRVQELESCRETAELSDRDRRKQHPDVSERTSDNYIHREITDGRKASANKRKARDMDEAEAEHEHHCVEVSVTMKEKEVVVKMHCPWREYLLPEIVESMSNLHLDPLSVQSSTVDGMLAMTVKSKLRSTTVASPVMIKRSLQRVIGKCL; translated from the exons ATGTGTAGAGCAATGGACGTAGGTACCATCCATGAAGCGTTGTCGCCGAAGCACCTCAGGAAGCAGCTCGCTGCCACAGTTAGGGAGATCCAGTGGAGCTATGCAATCTTTTGGTCTCCCTCCACGGGTCAACCAGG TGTCTTGGCGTGGTCCGACGGGTACTACAATGGTGATATAAAAACGAGGAAGATGACTCAGCCAATGGAACTTAAAGCCGATCAAATGGGCCTTCAGAGGAGTAAGCAACTGAGAGAATTGTATGGATCGCTTTCTGCGGGAGATAACAATCAGCAGACCAGAAGGCCTTCTGCTTCACTGTCTCCTGAAGATTTGACTGATGCAGAGTGGTATTACTTGGTTTGCATGACCTTCACATTCACTCCGGGACAAGG ATTGCCCGGTAAAGCCTTCGCGACCAATCAGCACATCTGGTTGAACAACGCTCAATTCGCGGATAGCAAGATCTTTTCGCGCTCTCTTCTAGCAAAG AGTGCATCTATTCAG ACTCTGGTTTGCATCCCCTTCGCCGGCGGCGTATTGGAGCTCGGAACAACCGAAAAG GTTTTGGAGGATCCTGCTCTCATCAAGCAAATCTCAAGTTTCTTCCGGGAGATGCCGAATCCGGTTGGCTCCGAGAAATCGGCATCCAGTCCGCAAATGACTGAGAACGATGAAGACATCCTGTGCCCCAGTCTCGATAATGATGTGGACAGTTCTATGGCTTTGGAAGAGCACGATCTGATGAGTGGTCGTCAAGCGGCGTCGGAGAACGATCCAACGCATCTTCCGTTTGGTCTTGGTTCATATGCTGCAGCTGCTGAACACGCACAACCGGTCCAAGACAAGGTTGAGGAACCAGAAATAGTTTCTCCTGATGACAGTTCGAATGTGTACTGCCTCAATCAGCCGCGCGAAGATTCATTCGGGACCGATGGATTGACCGGCATATCTCGGACTCAGAATCCATGGCTTGGAGCTTTGAACTCGAATGAGTGCCTCCCGATGCCATGTGTCGGTGCCCAAAGAGTTGTCACTTCCGCGAAGAAGGAAATCGTAAGCAATCAGATGCTTGATGGCATAGAAGAGGGCAACTGCAGCAAGCATAATTCGCTGGAAATCGACGGCGACGGCTCGCGTTATGCCAAGACGGTAGCAGTCATCTTAAGGAACTCGAAGCCAGTTTTGTTCTTCCTGACAATTTCTCGTGAATCCAGTTTTGTTGTCTGGAGAAGAGGTTTGAGCACTCCAAAGCCATTCACTGGCACGCCTCAGACTCTGCTGAAGAAGATTTTGATGGATAGAAGATGGTTGCACGGCGGTCACATGGAGAAAGCTTGGAGACCAGAAGGAGAGTCTGGTGGAAGCTATTTATTGTCCGAGATGAGAAGGGAGAAGCTGAACGAGAAGTTTGTGGTTCTGAGATCATTGATTCCTTCTATCAGCAAG GTCGACAAGGCATCCATCCTCGACGACACCACACGGTATCTGAAGCAGCTGGAGAGACGAGTGCAGGAGCTCGAATCCTGCCGGGAGACAGCAGAGCTCAGCGACAGAGACAGAAGGAAGCAGCATCCCGACGTATCAGAGAGAACATCGGACAACTACATCCACAGGGAGATCACCGACGGCAGGAAGGCGTCGGCCAACAAGAGGAAAGCACGCGACATGGACGAAGCAGAGGCCGAGCACGAGCACCACTGCGTCGAAGTCAGTGTGACGATGAAGGAGAAGGAGGTGGTGGTGAAGATGCACTGCCCATGGCGGGAGTACCTGCTGCCGGAGATCGTGGAGTCCATGAGCAACCTCCATCTGGATCCTCTGTCGGTGCAGTCGTCCACCGTCGACGGCATGCTTGCGATGACGGTGAAATCCAAG CTCCGTAGCACCACCGTGGCATCTCCGGTGATGATTAAGCGATCGCTTCAAAGAGTGATCGGCAAATGCCTGTGA
- the LOC135581619 gene encoding uncharacterized protein LOC135581619 isoform X2 → MEGDGAAAEKAPAADAVATSQEEPTPSSSSSTKSPFDPCISAAAPAPAATSPGEILRALQVVERDSVAIAESYASLFSSLRIALSEVTSTSLENMQCFNDVVGRLQESALDAATKGNRYINSCLRLNEEMKSLESLVLQLY, encoded by the exons ATGGAAGGAGATGGAGCAGCAGCAGAAAAAGCACCGGCGGCAGACGCCGTCGCCACGAGCCAAGAGGAACCAACtccgtcttcctcttcctccaccaagaGCCCTTTCGACCCCTGCATCTCGGCAGCGGCGCCGGCGCCGGCGGCGACGTCACCCGGCGAGATCCTCCGAGCGCTGCAAGTGGTGGAGAGGGATTCCGTCGCCATCGCCGAGAGCTACGCCTCCCTCTTCTCCTCTCTCCGCATCGCTCTCTCCGAG GTCACTAGTACTTCACTTGAAAACATGCAATGCTTCAATGATGTCGTTGGCCGCCTACAAGAATCTG CTCTTGATGCCGCAACAAAGGGAAATCGGTACATAAATTCCTGCCTAAG ATTGAATGAGGAAATGAAAAGCTTGGAAAGTCTGGTTCTGCAGTT ATATTAA
- the LOC135581619 gene encoding uncharacterized protein LOC135581619 isoform X1, which yields MEGDGAAAEKAPAADAVATSQEEPTPSSSSSTKSPFDPCISAAAPAPAATSPGEILRALQVVERDSVAIAESYASLFSSLRIALSEVTSTSLENMQCFNDVVGRLQESALDAATKGNRYINSCLRLNEEMKSLESLVLQLKILRKNVDNLDVAVNRVLRLP from the exons ATGGAAGGAGATGGAGCAGCAGCAGAAAAAGCACCGGCGGCAGACGCCGTCGCCACGAGCCAAGAGGAACCAACtccgtcttcctcttcctccaccaagaGCCCTTTCGACCCCTGCATCTCGGCAGCGGCGCCGGCGCCGGCGGCGACGTCACCCGGCGAGATCCTCCGAGCGCTGCAAGTGGTGGAGAGGGATTCCGTCGCCATCGCCGAGAGCTACGCCTCCCTCTTCTCCTCTCTCCGCATCGCTCTCTCCGAG GTCACTAGTACTTCACTTGAAAACATGCAATGCTTCAATGATGTCGTTGGCCGCCTACAAGAATCTG CTCTTGATGCCGCAACAAAGGGAAATCGGTACATAAATTCCTGCCTAAG ATTGAATGAGGAAATGAAAAGCTTGGAAAGTCTGGTTCTGCAGTT AAAGATATTAAGGAAGAACGTGGACAATCTGGATGTGGCTGTAAACCGAGTACTCCGACTTCCCTGA